Genomic DNA from Clavibacter michiganensis:
CCGTAGGCGTCGAAGTAGGGGTCGAGGTTCGTGAGGAGCCCGTCCTTGACCGTGGTGCCGAGCGTCGAGAGGCGGATCAGGTCCGGGGCGTCGTCGCTCGCGAGGAGGCGCGGCGTGTTCGCGAGGAGGTTCTGGAAGCTGTCGCGCGTGATGTCGAACGTCACGTTCGGGTGCTGCTTCGTGAACTCGGCCGTCAGCTCGTCCGTGACCGGGAAGCCGGTCTCGTCCTGGATCCGGATGGTGACGGCGTCGGTCGGGATCGCGGTGCTCACGTCGCCCGCGGGCGCGGAGGCGACGGGCGCGCTGCCGGGCGCGCAGCTCGCGAGGGCGAGCGCCGAGACGGCGGCGACGGCGGTGAGCGCTGCCGCGCGTCCCGCCCTTCTCATGGTGGACATGCGGTGACTCCTTCGTCAGGTGATGCGGGGCGGGGCGGTGCGGGAGCCGCGGGCGGCGGTGCACGCGGTATGACAGGGTGGTGGTAAATCCATTTACCCGTCGCAGGAGATCATGCGCGCCGCGACGGCGGGTGTCAACCCGGCATCGCCGCGGCCCGCGGATCACCGGATACGCTCACGAGGAGGAGGACGCCACATGCGCCAGAAGCGACCGACCCTGGCGGACGTGGCCCGGCTCGCCGGCCTGTCCCCGACGGCGGCGTCGCAGATCCTCAACGGCACGCCCGCGACGCGCTTCTCCGAGGAGTCCCACCGCCGCGTGCTGGCCGCCGCCGCCGAGCTCGGCTACCGCCCCAACATGGGCGCCCGGGCCCTCCGCACCGACCGGTCGCTCACCATCGGGTTCATCTCCGACGTCGTCGCCACCACGCGCTTCGCGAGCGGCCTCATCCGCGGCGCCCTCGTCGAGGCGGAGCGCGCCGGTCACGTCGTGCTCGTGCTCGAGACCGGCGGCGAGGAGGCGCGGGAGGCCGAGGCCGTGTCCGCGGTGCTCGACCGCCAGGTCGACGGCATCGTCTTCGCCACCATGCGCGCACGGGAGCTCGTGGTCCCCGACGTGCCCGCCTCGACGCGCGTCGTGATGCTCAACGCCACCAGCCCGCACCACGGTAGCTCCGTGCTGCCGGACGAGGAGGAGGGCGGACGCCGCGTGGTGGACCTCCTCGCCGCCGCCGGCCACTCCGACGGCATCGCGCTCCTCGGCAGCGACGTCGCGACCGAGAGGACCCTCTTCCGGTCGGAGACCGTGGCGCGTCGGCTGCACGGGATCCGCGCCGAGATGGCCGAGCTCGGGCTGCGCTTCGCGGTCGAGCGGTCGTGCGGGGAATGGGAGCCGGACGCCGGGTACGAGGCCGCGGGCGCGATCCTGGACGCGACTCCCGGCCTGCGCGCGATCCTCTGCTTGAACGACCGCCTGGCGTTCGGCGCGTACCAGGCGTGCCAGGAGCGCGGGATCCGCGTCGGCACCGACGTCTCGCTCGTCGGCTTCGACAACGACGAGCTGGCGTCCTACCTGCGGCCCGGCCTCACGACCATCGCCCTCCCGCACGAGGAGATGGGACGCGAGGCGGTGCGTCTCGTCCTGCGCGACACGGAGCCGGGCGAGCGCCTCGTGGGGATGCCCGTGGTCGAGCGCGGCTCGATCGCCCCGGTCGCCCCGGCGGACGGCGACGCGGCCGGGGTCGCTGCCGCGCGCCTGGCGGCCCTGGCGGCGACGGCCTGACGTCGGGCACCGCGGCCCTGCCGGCCTAGGCGGTCGCGGTCAGCGGCTGCTCCATCACGTGATCCGTCTCCACGGCATCCGAGAGCCGGAACGACCGCGTCCCCACGATGCGGAAGCCGCTGCGCTCGTAGAAGCGGATCGCGCGGGCGTTGTGCTCGTTCACGCCGAGCCAGATCCCGGCCTCCGCGTCCCGCCCTCGCTCCCCCGCGAGCTCGCGCGCGACCCGCAGCGTCTCGGCCATGAGCGGCCCTGCCAGCCCCGCGCCGTGCGACCCCCGCTCGACGTACACCTTGCTCAGCTCGACCTCCGGCCGCAGCCGCAGCGCGCCGGCCACGTCGGCGTCCGCGGGGGGAGCCTGGACGACCATCGTGTAGCCGACCGGGCGGCCCCCGACCTCCGCGAGCACGACCCGGTGCGTGGGATCCGCGAGGTGCGCCCGGAAGCGCGCGGGCGACAGGACGGTGCGGATGTGCTCCGCGATCGCGGCGGCCGTCGTCGTCGGCGGGCACGCGAGCGCGAAGGTGCGGGCGGCGAGGTCCGCCACCTCCTCCGCGTCGGCGGGCGCGGCGACGCGGAAGGACGGGACAGCGGGGACAGGGGCGGCGGCGGGATCCGGGATGCTCACCCTGACGAGCCTAGGCAGCCGCGCGCCCCGGAGACGACGGAAGGGCCCGCCGAGGCGGGCCCTTCCTGTGGTGCATGTCGTGCGTGCGCGTCTCGCGCGATGGGGCTAGATGGAGTTGACGTCCACCGGGATGCCGGGGCCGAAGGTCGTGGAGACCGTGGCCTTCTGCACGTAGCGGCCCTTCGAGGAGGACGGCTTGAGGCGGATGATCTCCTCGAGCGCGGCGCCGACGTTCTCGGAGAGCCGCTCGGGCGAGAAGCTCGCCTTGCCGACCACGAAGTGGACGTTCGCGTGCTTGTCGACGCGGAACTCGATCTTGCCGCCCTTGATGTCGGACACCGCGCGCGCGACGTCCGGGGTGACCGTGCCGGTCTTCGGGTTGGGCATGAGGCCACGCGGGCCGAGCACCTTGCCGAGACGACCGACCTTGCCCATGAGCTCGGGCGTCGAGACGGCGGAGTCGAACGACGTGTAGCCGCCCGCCACCTTCTCGATGAGCTCGTCGCCGCCGACCTCGTCGGCGCCGGCGGCGATGGCCGCCTCGGCCGCGGGGCCCGTCGCGAAGACGATGACGCGAGCGGTCTTGCCGGTACCGTGAGGAAGGATGACGGTGCCGCGGACCATCTGGTCTGCCTTGCGGGGGTCGACGCCGAGCTTGAGCGCGACCTCGACGGTGCTGTCGAACTTGCTGGAACCGGTCTCGCGCGCGAGCTCGACGGCCTCCGAGGCGGTGTACGCCTTGGCGGGATCGATCTTCTCGGCTGCGGCCCGGTAGGCCTTTGACTTCGCCATTCGTGTCTCCTGATTCGAGAGTGCGGTTGATGTGAGCCTGGCCGGCTCTCCCGCGTGATGCTGGAGCGGATCCCGGTCGGGACCCGCGGGTGGTGGAGGCTAGGCCTCGACCGTGATGCCCATGGAGCGGGCGGTGCCGGCGATGATCTTCGCCGCGGCGTCGATGTCGTTGGCGTTGAGGTCGGCCTGCTTCTGCTCGGCGATCTCGCGGACCTGGTCCATCGTGAGCTTCGCGACCTTGACCGTGTGCGGCGTGCCCGAGCCCTTGGCGACTCCGGCGGCCTTCTTGATGAGCTCCGCGGCCGGGGGCGTCTTGAGGATGAACGTGAACGTCCGGTCCTCGTAGACGGTGATCTCGACGGGGATGACGTTCCCGCGCTGAGCCTCGGTCTGGGCGTTGTACGCCTTGCAGAACTCCATGATGTTGACGCCGTGCTGTCCCAGCGCCGGCCCGATGGGCGGTGCGGGGTTGGCGGCGCCGGCCTTGATCTGCAGCTTGATCAGACCCGTGACCTTCTTCTTCGGTGCCATTTCTCTTCCTTCTTCTTGATTGCTAGATCGAGCGGGCCGCGCGGCCCGACCGCCTAGAGCTTGGTGACCTGGTCGAAGCTGAGCTCGACCGGGGTCTCGCGCTCGAACAGGGAGACGAGCACCGTGAGCTTGCCGCTCTCGGGCTTGATCTCGCTGATGGAGCCGGGGAGGCCCGCGAACGAGCCCTCCTTGATCGTGATGGTCTCGCCGATCTCGAAGTCGACCTCGGCGGCGACGACGCGCTGCGCCTGGCCGCCCTTGGTGGGCTGGCCCTTGACCTGCGCCACCTCCTTGATCTCGACGAGGCTCTTCAGCATGGAGAAGGCCTCCTCGAAGCGGAGGGGCGTGGGGTTGTGGGCGTTGCCCACGAAGCCCGTGACGCCGGGGGTGTGGCGGACGACCGACCAGCTGTCCTCGTTGAGGCTCATGCGCACGAGCACGTAGCCCGGGATGCGCACGCGGTTGACCATCTTGCGCTGGCCGTTCTTGATCTCGACGACGTCCTCCATCGGGACCTCGATCTGGTAGATGTCGTCCTCCATGTTGAGCGACACCATGCGGTTCTCGATGTTGCTCTTCACGCGGCGCTCGAAGCCCGCGTAGGAGTGGATGACGTACCACTTGCCCGGCTTGGAGCGGAGCTCCTTGCGGAAGTCCTCGTAGGGGTCGACCTCGGCGTCGTCCGCGTCCTCGTCCGGCACCAGGTCAGCCTCGGCCTGGGCGACGTCCTCCGCGGTGGCGGGCGCGACGTCGGCGGGCTCGAGGGCCTCCTCGGCCGCCTCCTCCTCCGCCTCGTCGTCGGTCGCCTCGACGGCGGCCTCGGCCTCGTCGGCCGAGTCGATGTCGAGCGCGTCCTCGACGATGGCGTCGGCCTCGGGGTCCTCGACGGACTCCATCGCGTCGAGCGCGGCCGTCAGGTCGGTCTCGACCGAGTCGCCCTCGACGTGCAGGGCGGTGTGCTCTGCCGCATCCGAGCTCTCCTCGGAGGACTCGATGGCGTGGCCCTCCTGGACCTCGTCCACCTCGGAGGACTGCTCCGCCGCGGGGGCGAGGTCGACGTCGTCGCGCTTGCTCTCAGCCAATGGATCTACTTCCCTCGTTCTTCGTCGTGCGTTGCCGTTCTGTGCCGTGCTGCTCCCGGGCGCCGGGCCGCGCGGATGCGGGACCCGTGAGGATCCGCGCCGCTGCCGTGCTCCGCGCGCGTGGACCCTCAGGTCCCCGCGTCGCTCGCCTTCCGGCCCGTGCCGCCTCCGCGTGGAGGCCCTGGTGCTAGGCGCCGTTGCCGAACACCACGATGGCGAGGTACCCGAACAGCTGGTCGAGGAGCGAGACGATCACCATCATGACGATGACGAAGGCCAGCACCACTCCCGTGAACGTCAGCAGCTCCTTGCGGGTGGGGGTGACCACCTTCTTGAGCTCCTGCACGACCTGCTTGATGAAGAGCACCAGCCGGGCGAAGGGGTTGCGTCGTGCGTCCCGCTGCTCGCGAGCCTGCGCGACGATCTCCTCGCTCGGCTCGTCGACGATCTTCCGCGCCACGCGTGGGTCCCTTCCTGCATTGCTCGGCTGTCGCCCGGAGTTCGGGCGAGCCGCGATGTCACGTGCCCGGGGACCCGTTCCATCTAGCAGGGCGGACAGGACTCGAACCTGCAACCTGCGGTTTTGGAGACCGCTGCTCTACCAATTGAGCCACCACCCTCTGCGTCGACACCCGCCTGCCCTCATGCGCCACGACCGTGCGAGCACGGACGGAAGAAGGCGCGGAAGAGCATGGCGGAGATACCGACCCGGACGAGTGTACCAGCATCCGCGGGCCCACGGTCGGGCGGCGGCCAGGCCGGCGTCGGCACCCGCGTGGCGGCGGGCGCGGATCCCTATGCTCACATGCATGGCCGAACCGCAGAGCACCGTCCCCCTCAGCCGCGTCTCCACCCGCATCGGATCCATCGCCGAGTCCGCGACCCTCAAGGTCGACGGCAAGGCCAAGGCCCTGCAGGCCGCCGGACGCCCCGTCATCAGCTTCGCGGCGGGCGAGCCCGACTTCCCGACGCCCGACTACGTGGTCGAGGCCGCGGTCGAGGCCGCGCGGGATCCCCGCAACCACCGCTACACCGCGGCCGCCGGCCTCCCCGACCTCCGCGAGGCGATCGCCGACAAGACCCGCGCCTCCTCCGGCCTCGACGTGGGGATCAACCGGATCATCGTCACCAACGGCGGCAAGCAGGCCGTCTACCAGGCCTTCCAGACGCTGCTCGACCCGGGCGACGAGGTCCTCGTGCCCACGCCCTACTGGACCACCTACCCCGAGGCCATCCGCCTCGCGGGCGGCGTGCCCGTCGACGTCTTCGCGGGCGCCGACCAGGGCTACCTCGTGACCGTCGAGCAGCTCGAGGCCGCGTGGACGCCGCGCACCAAGGTGCTGCTGTTCGTCTCGCCGTCGAACCCCACGGGCGCCGTCTACTCGCGGGAGCAGACCCGCGAGATCGGCGAGTGGGCCGACTCGAAGGGCCTCTGGGTCATCAGCGACGAGATCTACCAGGACCTCGTCTACGACGGGGCCGAGGCCGCGAGCATCGTCGACGTGGTCCCGGCGCTGGCCGACCGCACGATCCTCGTCAACGGCGTCGCCAAGACCTACGCCATGACGGGCTGGCGCGTCGGGTGGATGGTCGGCCCGGCCGACGCCATCAAGGCCGCGGGCAACCTGCAGTCGCACCTCTCCTCGAACGTCTCGAACGTCTCGCAGCGCGCGGCTATCGCGGCGCTCCGCGGCCCCCGCGACACCGTCGACCGGATGCGCGAGGCCTTCGACCGCCGCCGCCGCACGATCGTCGCCGAGCTCGACGCCATCCCCGGCTTCGTCACGCCCACGCCGCAGGGCGCGTTCTACGTCTACCCCGACGTGACGGGCCTCTTCGGCCGCGACATCGACGGCGTCACCCCGACCACCTCGCTCGAGGTCGCCGACGTGCTGCTCGAGAAGGCGGAGGTCGCGGCGGTGCCCGGCGAGGCGTTCGGCCCGAGCGGGTTCCTGCGCTTCAGCTACGCGCTGGGCGACGACGCGCTGCTCGAGGGCGTGCGCCGGATCCGCGACCTGCTGGCCTGATCCGCCGCCCGGCCCCGCCGGTCGGCCCGCCGCTAGAGGGAGAGGCCGACCAGCACGGGCTCGGGCTGCAGGATCACGCCGTGCTCGCTCATCACGCGGCCCTGCACGTAGCGCGCGAGGGCGGCGACGTCCTCGGCGGTCGCGGTGCCGCGGTTGGTGAGCGCCAGCGTGTGCTTGGACGAGACCGCCGCGCCGGATCCCGGCAGCCGGAAGCCGCGCCGCACGCCCGAGTGCTCGATGAGCCACGCGGCGCTGAGCTTGACGCCCGCGGGCTCGTGTCGGCGGCGCGCGGCGGCCTGGCGCTCGATGGCCTCCGCCACCTCCCACTGGTCGCCGAGCGGCACGACGAGGTCCTGGGGCGGATCCTCCTGCGGCCAGCGCGGGGCGTCGGCCGGGAGCGTGCGCGCGAACGCGGCGCTGACGATGGGGTTGGTGAAGAAGGAACCGGCGCTCCAGGTGTCGTGATCCGCGTCGTCGAGCACCATGCCCTTGGACGCGCGGAGCGTCAGCACGGTCTCGCGCACCCGGGCCACGGGCACCCGCTCGCCGAGCTCGACGCCGAGCGCGCCGGCGAGCTGCGGGTAGGCGACGGGCAGGCCGAGCGCGTCGGGGCCCTCGCCGCGGGTGAGCGCGAAGTCGACGGACAGCACGACGCCCACGCGGCCGCGCTTGAGCGCGGAGGTGCGGTAGCCGAGGTCGAGGTCGGCGGCACCCAGCCGCTCCACCTCGCCCGTCTCGTAGTCGAGGAAGTCGACGCCCTCGAGGACATCGGCGACCTCCTGGCCGTACGCGCCGATGTTCTGCACGGGCGAGGCGCCGGTGGATCCGGGGATCCCCGACAGCGCCTCGAGCCCGGCGAGGCCGTCGGCCACGGTGCGGGCGACGAGCGCGTCCCACGGCTCGCCGGCCTGCACGCGCACGAGGACGGTGCCGTCCGCCCGCTCCTCGCCGACCTCGACTCCGCGGGTCGCGATCCGGATGACCGTGCCCTCGACCCCCTCGTCGGAGATGAGGGAGTTGGATCCGCCGCCGAGGACCATCCAGTCCTCGCCCACGGCCCACAGGCCGAGGAGCGTGTCGACCAGCTCGTCGCGCTCGCTCACGGTCACGAGCTCCTCCGCCGGACCGCCCACGCGCAGCGTGGTGAGGTCGGCGAGCGGGGCGTCGCGGTGGGTCTCGATCGTCACGGGGGCCCTACGCCAGCCGGACCTGCGCCTGGGCGCGGCCGAGGACGGTCTTCCCGTCGACGGAGACGGCGATGTCGACGCGCACGGTGCCCGCCTCGGCGTCGATCGCGCCGAGCTTGGCCACGATCGAGAGGTCCTGGCCGTCGGCGGGATCCACGACCACGGGCCGCGTGAACCGCACGCCGTAGGAGACGATGCGCGAGGGATCCCCCGCCCAGTCGGCCACGGGCTGCACGGCCTGGCCCATCGTGAGCATGCCGTGGGCGAGGACGCCGGGTAGCCCGACCGACGCGGCCACGTCATCGCGGTAGTGGATGGGGTTGAAGTCACCCGACGCGCCCGCGTAGCGGACGAGGGAGTCGCGCGTGAGGTGCAGCGATCGCTCCGCCACGACGTCGCCCACGGCGAGGTCGGCGAGCACGGGCACGGCCGCGGCGGCTGCGCCGGATCCGGCGCTCACGCGTCGTCCCCGCGGACCACGAGGGTGGAGACGGCCGTGACGACGTGGGCGCCGGATCCGTCGACCATGGCGGACTCGGCGGTCACCATCGCGTTGCCGCCCAGGGTCGCCACCTTGGTGACGGTGAGCGTCGCCGTGAGCTCGTCGCCCGCGACCACCGGGCGGGAGTACGTGAAGGCCTGCTCGCCGTGGACCACGCGGCTGAAGTCGATGCCGGCGTCGGGCTCGGCGAGCAGCTGCGCGAGCGTCGCCTCCTGCACGACCACGGGGAACGTGCTCGGCGCGACCACGTCGGCGTGGCCGGCGGCGCGCGCCGCCTCGGGGTCGAGGTGGACGGGGTGGGTGGCGCCGACGGCGCGGGCGAACTCGCGCACCTTCTCGCGTCCCACCAGGTACGGGGCGGCGGCGGGGAGCACGCGACCCTGGAGCTCTGGATTCACTGGCACCGGACGATCCTACGCGGCGGGCGTCCGCGCGCCCGGGCCGCGGTCCGTCCGGGCATGCGAGAGCCCCGGCCCCCACTTCTCGTGGGGACCGGGGCCCGGGTCGCGATGCCGCTCGTGCGGCGTCAGATGCCTACTGGCAGGAGTCGCACTGCAGGAGCTCCATGGGGTCGACGGGGATCGCGTAGCCGCCGACGGTGTCGTTGTTGTCGTAGTCCATGGGTGCCTCCCGTTGTGTCTGGTCGGGAACCGCCGGTGCGGTTCCTCAGGTCTCGTGGCTCTCGCCCCGATGGCCTCCGGTTCCGCGTCTTCGCGAGGATCCGGGTTGCTCGGCCACCCGGTGGGGCGGTGAGGTTCTCCACTATATAACCCGAACTACAGACCTGTCATTCCACTACATCTAGTGTTTCGGCGTGTCGCGGCGCCTCCCGCGTCGTCATGCGGATCCGGGATGCCGGACCGGATCCGACGCCCGCGCGGACTCGGCGTGTCGGCCGGATGGAGGGCCGCCGCGAACGCGTCGCGGCGGCCCTCGTGCGCTCGGTGCGCGGGATGCGGATCAGGCGCCGCCCTCGCGCGCCTCCTTCTCCTCCTCCGATTCGCTGGCGGTGTAGTCGCCGCCGGCGGGAGCCTCGCGGCGCTCCTCGTCGTGCGCGTCGGGGACGGGGTTGCCCTGGGTCTTGTAGAGCACGTCGTCGTGGTCGGTGGGGTCCGTGGAGTCGTGGTGGGTCATGCCCGGAGGCTACGCCGTGGTGGGCGACGCCGGAAGGCCGGGCGCCGCGGGAGGACACGCGGGCAGGGCCCCGGCGGCAGATGCCCGGCGGACGAAGGAAAGGCCCCGGAACCTGGCGAGAGGTGTCCGGGGCCTATCGAGGAGGACGGACCCCGAGGGATCCGCGCTTCCGTAGCGGGAGCGGGACTTGAACCCGCGACACCACGATTATGAGCCGTGTGCTCTAACCACCTGAGCTACCCCGCCACGATCCCCGCGGCCGCCCGTGATCGAGGGCCGGGGATCGAGCCCCCAGTGAGGATTGAACTCACTACCTCTTCCTTACCAAGGAAGTGCTCTACCAATGAGCTATGGGGGCGTGCCCGGGCGCGTCGGAGACGCGCTGGAACCCTACGACGATAGCAGGTCCGGGACCGCCCACGAGACGCGTGACGGCCCGGACCGGCGCACGTCCGGCCGGGCTCCCGGGGATCAGACCGCGGAGAGGTCGCGGATCTCGTCGGCCGTCAGCTCGAGCTCGACGGAGGCGAGGAGGTCGGGCAGCTGCGTGAGGTCGCGCGCGCTGGCGATCGGCGCGGTGACCGACGGCTGCGCCCGCAGCCACGCGAGCGACACCGTCGTGACGGAGACGCCGTGGGCCTCGGCGACCCGGTCGAGCACCTCGAGCAGCGCGCGGCCGTGGTCGTCGTAGTACTTGGATGCCGCGCCCGCGCGCGGGCTGTCGACGTCCGCGCCGCGGTACTTGCCCGTGAGGAAGCCGCTCGCGAGGCTCGAGTAGGGCGCGGACGCGATGCCCTCGCGGATCAGCAGGTCGGCGAGCGCGCCCTCGTAGTCGTCACGGGCGACGAGGTTGTAGCGGTTCTGGAGGACCTCGAAGCGGGCGATGCCCTCGCGGGCCGAGACGTCGAGCGCGGCCTGCAGGCGCTCGGCCGTGAAGTTGGAGGCGCCGATCGCACGGACCTTGC
This window encodes:
- a CDS encoding GNAT family N-acetyltransferase — its product is MSIPDPAAAPVPAVPSFRVAAPADAEEVADLAARTFALACPPTTTAAAIAEHIRTVLSPARFRAHLADPTHRVVLAEVGGRPVGYTMVVQAPPADADVAGALRLRPEVELSKVYVERGSHGAGLAGPLMAETLRVARELAGERGRDAEAGIWLGVNEHNARAIRFYERSGFRIVGTRSFRLSDAVETDHVMEQPLTATA
- the secE gene encoding preprotein translocase subunit SecE, whose amino-acid sequence is MARKIVDEPSEEIVAQAREQRDARRNPFARLVLFIKQVVQELKKVVTPTRKELLTFTGVVLAFVIVMMVIVSLLDQLFGYLAIVVFGNGA
- a CDS encoding pyridoxal phosphate-dependent aminotransferase — protein: MAEPQSTVPLSRVSTRIGSIAESATLKVDGKAKALQAAGRPVISFAAGEPDFPTPDYVVEAAVEAARDPRNHRYTAAAGLPDLREAIADKTRASSGLDVGINRIIVTNGGKQAVYQAFQTLLDPGDEVLVPTPYWTTYPEAIRLAGGVPVDVFAGADQGYLVTVEQLEAAWTPRTKVLLFVSPSNPTGAVYSREQTREIGEWADSKGLWVISDEIYQDLVYDGAEAASIVDVVPALADRTILVNGVAKTYAMTGWRVGWMVGPADAIKAAGNLQSHLSSNVSNVSQRAAIAALRGPRDTVDRMREAFDRRRRTIVAELDAIPGFVTPTPQGAFYVYPDVTGLFGRDIDGVTPTTSLEVADVLLEKAEVAAVPGEAFGPSGFLRFSYALGDDALLEGVRRIRDLLA
- the nusG gene encoding transcription termination/antitermination protein NusG, whose translation is MAESKRDDVDLAPAAEQSSEVDEVQEGHAIESSEESSDAAEHTALHVEGDSVETDLTAALDAMESVEDPEADAIVEDALDIDSADEAEAAVEATDDEAEEEAAEEALEPADVAPATAEDVAQAEADLVPDEDADDAEVDPYEDFRKELRSKPGKWYVIHSYAGFERRVKSNIENRMVSLNMEDDIYQIEVPMEDVVEIKNGQRKMVNRVRIPGYVLVRMSLNEDSWSVVRHTPGVTGFVGNAHNPTPLRFEEAFSMLKSLVEIKEVAQVKGQPTKGGQAQRVVAAEVDFEIGETITIKEGSFAGLPGSISEIKPESGKLTVLVSLFERETPVELSFDQVTKL
- a CDS encoding aldo/keto reductase, whose protein sequence is MTNPARVPLGSSGLEVLPLSFGGNVFGWTADEATSFQLLDAYVAAGGNFIDTADVYSAWKPGNSGGESEEIIGRWLAARGRPDDLVIATKVGAHEAAKGTSRDSVRRGVEASLRRLGVDAIDLYYAHVDDQDTPIEETVTALAELVTEGKVRAIGASNFTAERLQAALDVSAREGIARFEVLQNRYNLVARDDYEGALADLLIREGIASAPYSSLASGFLTGKYRGADVDSPRAGAASKYYDDHGRALLEVLDRVAEAHGVSVTTVSLAWLRAQPSVTAPIASARDLTQLPDLLASVELELTADEIRDLSAV
- a CDS encoding LacI family DNA-binding transcriptional regulator, which produces MRQKRPTLADVARLAGLSPTAASQILNGTPATRFSEESHRRVLAAAAELGYRPNMGARALRTDRSLTIGFISDVVATTRFASGLIRGALVEAERAGHVVLVLETGGEEAREAEAVSAVLDRQVDGIVFATMRARELVVPDVPASTRVVMLNATSPHHGSSVLPDEEEGGRRVVDLLAAAGHSDGIALLGSDVATERTLFRSETVARRLHGIRAEMAELGLRFAVERSCGEWEPDAGYEAAGAILDATPGLRAILCLNDRLAFGAYQACQERGIRVGTDVSLVGFDNDELASYLRPGLTTIALPHEEMGREAVRLVLRDTEPGERLVGMPVVERGSIAPVAPADGDAAGVAAARLAALAATA
- the rplA gene encoding 50S ribosomal protein L1; the encoded protein is MAKSKAYRAAAEKIDPAKAYTASEAVELARETGSSKFDSTVEVALKLGVDPRKADQMVRGTVILPHGTGKTARVIVFATGPAAEAAIAAGADEVGGDELIEKVAGGYTSFDSAVSTPELMGKVGRLGKVLGPRGLMPNPKTGTVTPDVARAVSDIKGGKIEFRVDKHANVHFVVGKASFSPERLSENVGAALEEIIRLKPSSSKGRYVQKATVSTTFGPGIPVDVNSI
- a CDS encoding FAS1-like dehydratase domain-containing protein, with translation MPVNPELQGRVLPAAAPYLVGREKVREFARAVGATHPVHLDPEAARAAGHADVVAPSTFPVVVQEATLAQLLAEPDAGIDFSRVVHGEQAFTYSRPVVAGDELTATLTVTKVATLGGNAMVTAESAMVDGSGAHVVTAVSTLVVRGDDA
- a CDS encoding UDP-N-acetylmuramate dehydrogenase, whose amino-acid sequence is MTIETHRDAPLADLTTLRVGGPAEELVTVSERDELVDTLLGLWAVGEDWMVLGGGSNSLISDEGVEGTVIRIATRGVEVGEERADGTVLVRVQAGEPWDALVARTVADGLAGLEALSGIPGSTGASPVQNIGAYGQEVADVLEGVDFLDYETGEVERLGAADLDLGYRTSALKRGRVGVVLSVDFALTRGEGPDALGLPVAYPQLAGALGVELGERVPVARVRETVLTLRASKGMVLDDADHDTWSAGSFFTNPIVSAAFARTLPADAPRWPQEDPPQDLVVPLGDQWEVAEAIERQAAARRRHEPAGVKLSAAWLIEHSGVRRGFRLPGSGAAVSSKHTLALTNRGTATAEDVAALARYVQGRVMSEHGVILQPEPVLVGLSL
- the rplK gene encoding 50S ribosomal protein L11, which codes for MAPKKKVTGLIKLQIKAGAANPAPPIGPALGQHGVNIMEFCKAYNAQTEAQRGNVIPVEITVYEDRTFTFILKTPPAAELIKKAAGVAKGSGTPHTVKVAKLTMDQVREIAEQKQADLNANDIDAAAKIIAGTARSMGITVEA
- a CDS encoding MaoC family dehydratase, yielding MSAGSGAAAAAVPVLADLAVGDVVAERSLHLTRDSLVRYAGASGDFNPIHYRDDVAASVGLPGVLAHGMLTMGQAVQPVADWAGDPSRIVSYGVRFTRPVVVDPADGQDLSIVAKLGAIDAEAGTVRVDIAVSVDGKTVLGRAQAQVRLA